From the Candidatus Zixiibacteriota bacterium genome, the window GTGAATATGTGCTCAGATCGTTTCGGCATACTCTTAATCGCAAACAATACTGGCTCCAACATTGGTATCTGTCGGTCATGGCCACTTTTAGTCCCGCAAACATATATGATTTTCTGATCGATGTCCAGACTTTCCCAGCGTAAATCCAATATTTCTTGCTTGCGCATGCCGGTATGCAGGGCAACAATCACTATCGGACGGAGAGTATCATTACAGGCATGAATAAGTCGCTTGATTTCATCATTAGACAAGTACCTAATCCTGCCCGGATTCTCTCTGAACATCTTCACCTGTTTGACGGGATTCACCGCGGCCATATCCCATTCAATTGCTTTTGTAAACATGTGCTTCATGCAAGCGAGTTCGCGATTCACGGAAGCCCCACTGACTTCCGTGTTTCGTGCGCTTTTGAATTTCTCTACCGATAGCGGAGTAATCTCGAATAATTTCTTATCAGAAAACCATCGCTTTAATACCTTGATGCTTCGATAATCCCGCTCCCAAGACCGCTTATTTGCCTTTGCATATTCCATATACTGATCGCAAAGTAAATCAAATAACAACTCGGGACGCTTTTGAATATCAAGGAAGCTTTTCTCCGCCACTTGGGTCTTGCGTTTGGCGAGTACCGATTGAGCCATCTTCTT encodes:
- a CDS encoding site-specific integrase, which gives rise to MGLYKKSGTWYIDYYVQGRRKREAIGPNKKMAQSVLAKRKTQVAEKSFLDIQKRPELLFDLLCDQYMEYAKANKRSWERDYRSIKVLKRWFSDKKLFEITPLSVEKFKSARNTEVSGASVNRELACMKHMFTKAIEWDMAAVNPVKQVKMFRENPGRIRYLSNDEIKRLIHACNDTLRPIVIVALHTGMRKQEILDLRWESLDIDQKIIYVCGTKSGHDRQIPMLEPVLFAIKSMPKRSEHIFTRPGRGRVINIRKAFEYAKKRSKIDNFTFHDLRHTFASHLVMNGTDLLTVKELLGHQTIEMTLRYSHLSPEHKRHAVESLKYFNGHYMDTQKKSIKQTST